A DNA window from Halorubrum sp. DM2 contains the following coding sequences:
- a CDS encoding sensor domain-containing protein has protein sequence MVSLRPLAALPVVGVLADGRTYRHLLYLLVALPLAFVYSGVFSFGLAFGLLLTPVLVGLVVLLVTLIATRLFAAFERWLADALLGTDLAKPDDIADADGALGGARKYVDAASTWRGLGFLMAKFWVALFGFVPLLLIARGLPLVTAPLRYPLVVEFGEVNGEPATWAIGTQPEALAAVPLGIAAVLVGLHLANAAGYAARRMAVALLDGPTGGGVDRESEGERVTVDRERGVSGAGGNVARGTDGDVDGVEIDDDADREIDDHDDREIGDRETDADRGKEPTAGEFEFVEDRDDADDSGDRT, from the coding sequence ATGGTCTCCCTCCGACCGCTCGCAGCCCTCCCGGTCGTCGGCGTCCTCGCCGACGGCCGCACGTATCGCCACCTGCTGTACCTGCTAGTCGCGCTCCCGCTCGCCTTCGTCTACTCGGGCGTGTTCTCGTTCGGGCTCGCCTTCGGGCTCCTCCTCACGCCGGTGCTCGTCGGCCTCGTCGTGCTGCTCGTGACCCTGATCGCCACGCGGCTGTTCGCCGCGTTCGAACGCTGGCTCGCCGACGCGCTGCTCGGGACCGACCTCGCGAAGCCGGACGACATCGCCGACGCCGACGGCGCGCTCGGCGGCGCGAGGAAGTACGTGGACGCCGCCTCGACGTGGCGGGGACTCGGGTTCCTCATGGCGAAGTTCTGGGTCGCCCTGTTCGGGTTCGTCCCGCTGCTCCTAATCGCCCGCGGGCTCCCGCTCGTCACCGCGCCGCTCCGGTACCCCCTCGTGGTCGAGTTCGGCGAGGTCAACGGCGAGCCGGCGACGTGGGCGATCGGGACGCAGCCGGAGGCGCTGGCGGCGGTCCCGCTGGGAATCGCCGCCGTCCTCGTCGGCCTCCACCTCGCCAACGCCGCCGGGTACGCCGCCCGCCGGATGGCGGTCGCCCTGCTCGACGGGCCGACCGGGGGCGGCGTCGACCGCGAGAGCGAGGGCGAGCGCGTGACCGTCGACCGCGAACGCGGAGTCTCCGGTGCCGGCGGCAACGTCGCCCGCGGGACCGACGGCGACGTCGACGGCGTCGAGATCGATGACGACGCCGACCGCGAGATCGACGACCACGACGACCGTGAAATCGGCGACCGTGAAACCGACGCCGACCGAGGCAAAGAGCCGACGGCCGGCGAGTTCGAGTTCGTCGAGGATCGCGACGACGCGGACGACTCCGGCGACCGGACCTGA